Proteins from a single region of Candidatus Rubrimentiphilum sp.:
- a CDS encoding NAD-dependent malic enzyme, producing MVPISFTLIMRVEMPKSPGAFSQLAAAIGDAGGVIAAVDMRPPGKSTVVRDVTVNVSSESIGRAVREAVEAIEGVNLVFVSDSTFLAHLGGKISIDPKFPVKTRQDLSTVYTPGVARVSMAIAADPSKAFNLTIKRNSVAVVSDGTAVLGLGDIGPFGALPVMEGKAMLFKQFAGIDAFPICLDTKDVDEIVETVIHIAPVFGGINLEDISAPRCFDVEERLIEALDIPVMHDDQHGTAVVILAALINASRVVGKELSELQVVVAGSGAAGTATIKMLLEAGVRDVIPVDRPGALNRTDRYENSHWRWLAEHTNRENRRGTLAEVLKGSDVFIGVSAPGILKPEDIQGMARDPIVLAMANPTPEIMPDVAAPFVGVIATGRSDFPNQVNNLLAFPGIFRGALDSRARRITDRMKLAAAHAIASIVGEECSAEYILPSVFDVRVVEAVAKAVSAAAMEDGVARRHVVSEGEPAQWH from the coding sequence ATGGTCCCGATTAGTTTCACCCTCATCATGCGGGTTGAGATGCCGAAGAGTCCGGGCGCCTTCAGCCAGCTCGCGGCGGCCATCGGCGACGCCGGCGGCGTTATCGCCGCGGTTGACATGCGTCCGCCGGGCAAGTCTACGGTGGTGCGCGACGTCACCGTCAACGTCAGCTCCGAATCGATCGGCAGAGCGGTGCGCGAAGCGGTGGAGGCGATCGAGGGCGTCAACCTCGTCTTCGTTTCGGACAGCACGTTTTTGGCGCACCTCGGCGGCAAGATCTCGATCGACCCGAAGTTTCCGGTGAAGACGCGCCAAGATCTTTCGACCGTCTACACGCCGGGCGTTGCGCGCGTCTCGATGGCGATTGCCGCCGATCCGAGCAAGGCGTTCAATCTTACGATCAAGCGGAATTCAGTCGCCGTCGTCTCGGACGGCACTGCGGTTCTGGGATTGGGAGACATCGGTCCATTCGGCGCGCTCCCGGTGATGGAAGGCAAGGCGATGCTGTTCAAGCAGTTCGCCGGCATCGATGCGTTTCCGATCTGCTTGGACACCAAAGACGTGGACGAGATCGTCGAGACCGTCATCCACATCGCGCCGGTTTTCGGCGGCATCAATTTAGAAGACATCTCCGCGCCACGCTGCTTCGACGTGGAAGAGCGTCTAATCGAAGCGTTGGATATTCCGGTTATGCACGACGATCAACACGGCACCGCGGTCGTGATTCTGGCCGCGCTTATCAACGCGTCGCGCGTAGTCGGTAAAGAACTCAGCGAACTGCAAGTCGTCGTCGCCGGCAGCGGCGCCGCGGGCACTGCGACGATCAAGATGCTGCTCGAGGCCGGCGTGCGCGACGTGATTCCGGTCGATCGGCCCGGCGCGCTGAACCGCACCGACCGCTATGAGAATTCGCACTGGCGCTGGCTTGCCGAACATACGAACCGCGAAAACCGGCGCGGGACGCTGGCGGAGGTGCTCAAGGGCTCGGACGTCTTCATCGGCGTTTCGGCTCCCGGCATTCTGAAGCCGGAAGACATTCAAGGGATGGCGCGCGATCCGATTGTGCTGGCCATGGCCAACCCGACGCCGGAGATCATGCCCGACGTGGCCGCTCCGTTCGTCGGCGTGATCGCGACCGGACGATCGGATTTTCCGAATCAAGTGAACAATCTGCTGGCGTTTCCCGGAATCTTCCGCGGGGCGCTCGATTCGCGCGCGCGGCGCATTACGGATCGAATGAAATTGGCGGCGGCGCATGCGATTGCGTCGATTGTTGGGGAAGAATGCAGTGCGGAGTACATTCTGCCAAGCGTCTTCGACGTGCGGGTGGTAGAGGCGGTGGCCAAAGCGGTATCAGCCGCCGCTATGGAAGACGGGGTGGCCCGGCGGCACGTCGTGAGCGAAGGGGAACCGGCGCAGTGGCATTAG
- a CDS encoding response regulator transcription factor produces MALAKMLVIEDDEDVSKLETTVLERAGYEVRSTRSGAEGLELADSYKPDVVILDIGLPDISGLDVCTTLSNSTSAFILMVSGHSREQDVLLGLGLGADDYITKPFSGNELVARVASFLRRREKYLQKKDEAGVLQVGKAQLVRDFHTLNNEGITVTLTALEFRLLWFLAEGEGRLLTRAQILEQVWNDTSGVPTRVVDVHIAALRKKLSEVGAPVEIASVRGIGYRLDTK; encoded by the coding sequence GTGGCATTAGCGAAGATGCTCGTCATCGAAGACGACGAGGACGTCTCAAAACTTGAAACGACGGTGCTGGAACGCGCGGGCTATGAAGTGCGCTCGACGCGCAGCGGCGCCGAAGGTCTGGAGCTGGCGGACTCGTACAAGCCGGACGTCGTGATCCTGGACATCGGCTTGCCGGACATCTCCGGGCTCGACGTTTGCACCACGCTCTCGAATTCGACCAGCGCATTCATCCTTATGGTCAGCGGTCACTCGCGCGAGCAAGACGTGCTGCTCGGCTTGGGTTTAGGTGCGGACGATTACATTACCAAACCGTTTTCCGGCAACGAACTGGTGGCGCGGGTCGCGTCGTTCTTGCGGCGCCGCGAAAAGTACTTACAGAAAAAAGACGAGGCCGGCGTTCTGCAAGTCGGCAAAGCGCAATTGGTGCGCGACTTCCACACGCTGAATAACGAGGGCATCACCGTTACGCTGACCGCGCTCGAATTCCGGCTGCTGTGGTTCTTGGCGGAAGGCGAGGGACGCTTGCTGACGCGCGCGCAGATTCTAGAACAAGTGTGGAACGATACGTCGGGCGTGCCGACGCGCGTCGTGGACGTGCACATCGCGGCACTGCGCAAAAAACTTTCGGAGGTCGGTGCTCCGGTAGAGATCGCGAGCGTCCGGGGCATTGGCTACCGGCTCGACACGAAGTAA